A section of the Venturia canescens isolate UGA chromosome 11, ASM1945775v1, whole genome shotgun sequence genome encodes:
- the LOC122418554 gene encoding retinol dehydrogenase 10-B-like, with the protein MVPIRGEVLVACPRVGSPLSVGWLYLVGEFLIGASITGALALLGILKSFLPKPPRDLSGEVVLVTGVTSTLGTCIADEFARNGCTIVCVDVEEEKLEEIKQELASKYPRIMELGPKDGRKNEATRNRKIRARSFACDIWDRKALKEVARKVDSEVGPVDVLVTCAGHSGQDIFDTVNGTLMSHYWTVLAFLPLMLRRKKAHVIGVTPTSSPEDAYAGSRAAVSGLMESLGQEFGSQRSSLSFLTVAPKADQRLLRQSEQQVAREVVEAVRRDRCTLHASWLSTILYRMSCAIHSAICTITHWLYSPGCDDPH; encoded by the exons atggtaccGATACGCGGTGAAGTTTTAGTCGCGTGCCCGAGGGTCGGCAGTCCATTGTCCGTCGGCTGGCTCTATCTCGTCGGTGAGTTTTTAATCGGCGCATCAATAACGGGTGCGTTGGCCCTCCTGGGTATCCTCAAATCGTTTTTGCCAAAGCCCCCGAGAGACTTGAGCGGCGAGGTAGTTTTG GTGACAGGCGTGACCTCGACGCTGGGGACTTGCATAGCTGACGAATTCGCTCGCAACGGTTGCACTATCGTTTGTGTCGATGTTGAGGaggaaaaattggaagaaatAAAGCAGGAGTTGGCCTCGAAGTACCCGAGGATAATGGAGCTCGGTCCAAaggatggaagaaaaaatgaggcaaCGAGAAATCGTAAGATCCGAGCTCGCAGCTTCGCTTGCGACATTTGGGATCGAAAGGCCTTAAAAGAGGTCGCGAGGAAGGTCGACAGCGAGGTGGGCCCCGTCGACGTTCTCGTCACTTGCGCCGGCCACTCCGGCCAAGACATTTTTGACACGGTCAATGGCACGCTCATGAGCCATTACTGG ACAGTTTTAGCCTTCTTGCCACTCATGCTCAGACGGAAAAAAGCCCACGTTATCGGGGTCACGCCAACCTCGTCACCGGAGGACGCTTACGCTGGCTCGAGAGCTGCCGTTTCGG GGCTGATGGAGAGTTTGGGTCAAGAATTTGGCAGCCAGAGGAGCAGCCTGAGTTTTTTGACGGTGGCGCCAAAAGCTGATCAGAG GCTCCTGCGCCAGAGCGAGCAACAGGTTGCCAGGGAGGTTGTCGAGGCTGTGAGAAGGGACCGGTGCACGTTGCATGCGAGTTGGTTGTCGAcgattctctatcgaatgag CTGTGCCATTCATTCAGCGATTTGCACGATCACCCACTGGCTGTACAGTCCAGGCTGCGACGATCCGcactga